One Cololabis saira isolate AMF1-May2022 chromosome 18, fColSai1.1, whole genome shotgun sequence genomic region harbors:
- the nfkbie gene encoding NF-kappa-B inhibitor epsilon encodes MTSHGRGEDDPLGGDSSTEPGLDPDPGPREKFLPAEDRLDSAYGSSSLTVDSLSEIVEVCSLGSGGEEPETSPDLSEQENLLTAITEDGDTILHLAIIHEDEDFAQELIQIFPKEVLDIQNNLYQSPLHLATYLNLADVVKGLLEKGANLGLQDHDGNTPLHVACQNGQINCTSELIRDVSPSKLAPVIESQNWRGLACLHLAALNRQHQIMKLLVKKGADLNIQEGTSGKTALHLAVELHDITSVRLLLSKGANVDAAMFNGCTPLHLAVGRQDANIAHLLCQSGADTMLRNMEDETALDLADGNEDILALFPFDDIQISGRSVVGMKF; translated from the exons ATGACGAGCCACGGCCGCGGCGAGGACGACCCGCTGGGGGGGGACAGCTCCACGGAGCCCGGCCTCGACCCCGACCCCGGGCCGAGGGAGAAGTTCCTGCCCGCGGAGGACCGCCTGGACTCGGCGTACGGCTCCTCGTCCCTCACGGTGGACAGCCTGTCGGAGATCGTGGAGGTCTGCAGTCTGGGCTCCGGGGGGGAAGAGCCGGAGACCAGCCCTGACCTGTCCGAGCAGGAGAACCTGCTCACGGCCATCACTGAGGATGGAGACAC GATCCTGCATCTAGCAATCATCCATGAAGACGAAGACTTTGCTCAGGAATTAATACAGATATTCCCAAAAGAAGTACTGGACATCCAAAACAATTTGTATCAG AGTCCTCTTCACTTGGCCACCTACCTGAACCTGGCAGATGTAGTGAAGGGCTTGCTGGAGAAAGGGGCCAACTTGGGACTGCAAGACCATGATGGGAACACGCCGCTCCATGTGGCCTGCCAGAACGGGCAGATAAATTGCACCTCTGAATTGATCAGAGACGTTTCTCCTAGCAAGCTAGCGCCGGTCATCGAGTCCCAGAACTGGAGAG GTCTTGCTTGTCTTCACTTGGCTGCACTGAACAGGCAACATCAAATTATGAAGCTCCTTGTGAAAAAGGGTGCAGACCTGAACATCCAG GAGGGAACCAGCGGGAAAACGGCTCTCCACCTCGCCGTTGAGCTACATGACATCACGTCGGTGAGGCTGCTGCTCAGCAAGGGAGCAAACGTTGATGCTGCCATGTTCAATGGCTGCACGCCGCTCCATCTGGCAGTGGGGAGGCAGGACGCCAACATCGCCCACCTCCTCTGCCAGTCTGGCGCCGACACGATGCTGCGAAACATGGAGGACGAAACGGCGCTGGATCTGGCTGATGGCAACGAGGAT ATTCTGGCTCTTTTTCCTTTTGATGACATCCAGATCTCCGGGAGGTCGGTGGTCGGCATGAAGTTCTGA
- the tmem151ba gene encoding transmembrane protein 151B, whose amino-acid sequence MSPASAATASESSTTAAPEEEADSPREEHQPQKQSLTKSLCQETHWKCLLLSLLMYGCVGVMAWCQVTKVTRLSFDSAYKGKSMMYHDSPCSNGYIYIPLAFLVMLYVLYLVECWHCYARNELQYKVDVESVAERLQRMQQATPCIWWKAISYHYVRRTRQVTRYRNGDAYTTTQVYHERVNTHVAEVEFDYGNCGVKDISKHLLGLEGFPITRLRFTKCFSFANVESENSYLTQRARFFTENEGLDDYMEAREGMHLKNVDFKEYMIVFSDPNHPPWYASNSTFWVAAACTLSWPLRVLMEYRTAFVHHHVEKLFGFDFVPVTPSEERPCCRHIPRVNTVDSTELEWHIRSNQQLVPSYSEAVLMDLAQLSGNSYSTQRGYRQNCERCHRAISSSSIFSRSALSICNTASPRIPFSASRFSLGRLYGSRRSCLWRSSGSLNERPCPPTESTRCLSGQNASGESPPAYQEALCFPVLIVHRNEGCLNHDHRSLHRNGSCVETSL is encoded by the exons atGTCCCCAGCATCAGCAGCAACGGCCAGTGAAAGCAGCACCACCGCGGCCCCAGAAGAGGAAGCGGACAGTCCCAGGGAGGAG CATCAGCCTCAGAAACAGTCCCTGACAAAATCCCTGTGTCAGGAGACCCACTGGAAATGCTTGCTGCTGTCCCTGCTGATGTACGGCTGCGTCGGGGTAATGGCCTGGTGCCAGGTGACCAAGGTCACGCGCCTCTCCTTCGACAGCGCCTACAAGGGGAAGTCTATGATGTACCACGACAGCCCCTGCTCCAACggttatatatatatccccctgGCCTTCCTGGTCATGCTCTACGTGCTCTACCTGGTGGAGTGCTGGCACTGCTACGCCAGGAACGAGCTGCAATACAAGGTGGACGTGGAGAGCGTGGCGGAGCGCTTGCAGCGAATGCAACAGGCTACGCCGTGCATCTGGTGGAAGGCCATAAGTTATCACTATGTCAGGAGGACGCGGCAGGTGACCCGATACCGTAACGGGGACGCCTACACCACCACGCAGGTGTACCACGAGAGAGTGAACACCCACGTGGCAGAGGTGGAGTTTGACTACGGAAACTGTGGTGTTAAGGACATCTCAAAACACCTGCTAGGCCTGGAGGGATTCCCCATCACCAGGCTGAGGTTCACCAAGTGCTTTAGCTTTGCCAATGTGGAGTCAGAGAACTCCTACCTGACCCAGCGGGCCAGGTTCTTTACAGAAAACGAGGGCCTGGATGACTACATGGAGGCCCGTGAGGGGATGCACCTGAAGAATGTAGACTTTAAGGAGTATATGATTGTCTTTTCTGACCCAAATCACCCTCCATGGTATGCTTCCAACTCCACTTTCTGGGTGGCAGCTGCCTGCACCCTGTCTTGGCCTTTGCGGGTGCTGATGGAATACCGCACCGCCTTCGTGCACCACCATGTGGAAAAGCTGTTTGGCTTTGACTTTGTGCCAGTAACGCCATCTGAGGAGCGTCCGTGTTGTAGACACATCCCACGAGTCAACACGGTTGACAGCACGGAGCTGGAGTGGCACATCCGCTCCAACCAGCAGCTGGTCCCCAGCTACTCGGAGGCCGTCCTGATGGATCTGGCCCAGCTCTCAGGGAACAGCTACTCTACACAGAGAGGCTACAGGCAGAACTGTGAGCGCTGCCACCGTGCCAtcagcagctcctccatctTCTCTCGCAGTGCCCTCAGCATCTGCAACACGGCCAGCCCCCGCATCCCCTTCAGCGCCAGCCGCTTCTCTCTGGGCCGGCTGTACGGCTCCAGGCGGAGCTGcctgtggaggagcagcgggagCCTGAACGAGCGGCCCTGCCCCCCCACCGAGAGCACTCGCTGTCTGTCCGGCCAGAACGCCAGCGGGGAGAGCCCTCCCGCCTACCAGGAGGCTCTCTGCTTCCCAGTGCTCATCGTGCATCGCAACGAAGGATGCCTCAACCACGACCACCGCTCTCTGCACAGAAACGGCTCCTGTGTGGAAACTTCACTATGA
- the tcte1 gene encoding dynein regulatory complex subunit 5 translates to MRRIFADIPNWTLELVPRLSSLCLESIANHFEENPIFEKLPPTEKNLLLEKLSPSLPLHVTSDLPDAVYWKRCCEQRWDLCDVSLYDNSWKRMLFERHMENIIENFIPNVSEPKTVLEMVPLCKNYVKRLDIKQLLPPNKEPQRGMQKEDAEEDDFENTRNNRFDFSILLDKMTNLEELHLVYKVINCGMDFEWSMFEITDRECEFLGTALKSCKTLKLFRLYQSHVDDTKCELLVKHLLDHPSLRELDFSHNQIGDSGAKAISKLLPRSKLETLKMWNNQIGSSGAKAIARALSKSSTLLSLNLRLNRVMDEGGLALGKALLTNTSLCHLDLGGNNVTGLTAFALSEVLVENKTLRKLNLSCNVLGEVGGKALAEAMSQNTSVTECDIRLTEVDEQSASCIEEAVRTNHFSEYKSRRRQPLISTHLQW, encoded by the exons ATGAGGAGGATCTTTGCAGATATCCCAAACTGGACATTGGAACTAGTCCCTCGTTTATCGAGCCTTTGCTTGGAATCTATCGCAAACCATTTTGAAG AAAACCCCATATTTGAAAAACTCCCACCGACCGAGAAGAACCTCCTCCTGGAGAAACTGTCCCCATCCCTTCCGTTGCatgtgacctctgacctgcctGATGCCGTCTACTGGAAGCGCTGCTGCGAGCAGCGGTGGGATCTGTGTGACGTCTCTCTTTACGACAACAGCTGGAAACGGATGTTATTCGAGAGGCACATGGAGAACATCATTGAAAATTTCATCCCAAATGTTTCAGAGCCAAAGACAGTTCTAGAGATGGTCCCGCTTTGTAAAAACTATGTGAAGAGGCTGGACATCAAGCAGCTTCTGCCCCCTAACAAGGAGCCACAAAGAGGGATGCAGAAGGAGGATGCAGAGGAAGACGATTTTGAAAACACTCGCAATAACCGCTTTGACTTCAGCATTTTGCTTGACAAGATGACAAACCTAGAGGAGCTACATTTGGTGTATAAAGTCATAAATTGTGGTATGGACTTTGAGTGGAGTATGTTTGAGATTACTGACAGGGAGTGTGAATTCCTCGGCACAGCTCTTAAGTCCTGTAAGACCCTGAAG CTTTTCAGGCTGTATCAAAGCCACGTTGATGACACGAAGTGTGAACTGCTTGTGAAACACCTCCTGGACCATCCCTCCCTGAGGGAGCTCGACTTCTCTCACAATCAAATCGGAGACAGTGGAGCCAAAGCCATCAGCAAACTGCTCCCCAGAAGTAAACTGGAGACCCTCAAGATGTGGAACAATCAAATTGGCAGCTCAGGAGCCAAAGCCATAGCTCGTGCTTTGTCCAAGAGCTCCACCCTCTTGTCCCTCAACCTGCGTCTCAACAGGGTGATGGATGAAGGGGGCCTGGCCCTTGGCAAGGCCCTGCTGACCAACACAAGTCTGTGTCACCTGGACCTGGGAGGCAACAATGTGACTGGGCTCACCGCGTTTGCACTATCTGAAGTGCTAGTAGAGAATAAAACTCTGAGGAAGCTCAATCTGTCgtgcaacgtgcttggtgag GTTGGAGGGAAAGCTTTGGCTGAAGCGATGTCTCAGAACACCAGCGTGACAGAGTGCGACATCCGCCTGACTGAAGTTGATGAGCAGAGCGCTTCCTGCATTGAAGAGGCGGTGCGCACCAACCACTTTTCTGAATACAAGAGTAGACGTCGACAGCCCCTTATATCAACACACCTTCAATGGTAA